Proteins co-encoded in one Maylandia zebra isolate NMK-2024a linkage group LG16, Mzebra_GT3a, whole genome shotgun sequence genomic window:
- the LOC101484640 gene encoding olfactory receptor 6N2-like → MNADLNTTYVTLGGHVEIHRYRYLYFVIMLTAYILLICFNVSIICLIVIHKNLHEPMYIFIAALLLNSILFSSNIHPKLLVDFLSEKQIVSYQACLFQVFMFYFLSSSEFLLLSAMAYDRYVSICKPLQYPAKRRTTTVSLLLCFAWLVPACYIVVPVALNINSKLCSFTLKGIFCNNSLNKLFCVTSNELSIYGVIVLLNLGLFPMLFILFTYTKIIIIAFQSCGDIRRKAVQTCLPHLLVLINYSVLITYDVVIVKLESDFPKTARFVMTLQIITYNPLCNPIIYGLKMKEISNHLKRLLRHMK, encoded by the coding sequence ATGAATGCTGATTTAAATACGACATATGTAACACTTGGTGGGCATGTGGAAATTCACAGATACAGATATCTTTATTTTGTGATTATGCTTACAGCTTATATTCTGTTAATATGCTTTAATGTTTCTATCATATGTCTTATTGTTATACACAAAAATCTTCATGAGccaatgtatatttttattgcagCTTTGTTATTGAACTCTATTCTTTTCAGCAGTAATATCCACCCAAAGCTCTTGGTTGACTTCTTATCTGAGAAACAGATCGTATCTTACCAAGCTTGTCTTTTtcaggtttttatgttttactttttaagcTCTTCAGAGTTCTTACTATTGTCAGCTATGGCCTATGACAGATATGTGTCTATTTGTAAACCCCTGCAATATCCAGCCAAAAGGAGAACAACTACTGTCAGTTTACTGCTGTGTTTTGCATGGCTGGTACCTGCTTGTTATATTGTAGTGCCAGTTGCACTAAATATTAATAGCAAACTGTgtagctttactttgaaagGAATTTTTTGTAATAATTCACTTAACAAGCTTTTCTGTGTGACTTCAAATGAATTATCAATATACGGTGTAATTGTTCTGTTGAATCTCGGACTTTTCCCCATGCTTTTTATACTTTTCACATACACAAAGATAATCATAATTGCTTTTCAGAGTTGTGGAGATATCAGAAGAAAAGCTGTTCAGACCTGTTTACCTCATCTGCTAGTTTTGATTAACTATTCTGTTTTGATTACCTATGATGTTGTCATTGTTAAACTGGAATCTGATTTTCCCAAAACTGCACGTTTCGTAATGACACTCCAAATAATAACTTATAATCCTCTCTGCAATCCAATCATAtatggactgaaaatgaaagaaatttctAATCACCTTAAAAGGTTGCTTAGACACATGAAATAA